A stretch of Saccharothrix texasensis DNA encodes these proteins:
- a CDS encoding acyl-CoA thioesterase, whose product MPFTTTTHVRWPDVDQNGHMRTTAYLDAAEDNRMRYFASAGFPVTEFAARRIGPISHGDDIRYRAELRLLDTVVVELRLAGLASDGARFRLHNKIVKADGRTAATIVTTGGWLDLDARKLVAPADDLLAVLTGLDRTKDFTELPSPLARA is encoded by the coding sequence ATGCCCTTCACCACCACCACTCACGTGCGCTGGCCGGACGTCGACCAGAACGGCCACATGCGCACCACCGCGTACCTGGACGCGGCCGAGGACAACCGGATGCGGTACTTCGCGTCGGCGGGTTTCCCGGTCACCGAGTTCGCCGCCCGGCGGATCGGCCCGATCTCCCACGGCGACGACATCCGGTACCGGGCCGAGCTGCGCCTGCTCGACACCGTGGTGGTGGAACTGCGGCTGGCCGGCCTCGCGTCGGACGGCGCGCGGTTCCGCCTGCACAACAAGATCGTCAAAGCCGACGGCCGGACCGCCGCCACCATCGTGACCACGGGCGGCTGGCTGGACCTGGACGCCCGCAAGCTCGTCGCGCCGGCGGACGACCTGCTCGCCGTCCTCACCGGCCTGGACCGCACCAAGGACTTCACCGAACTGCCGTCACCCCTGGCCCGCGCGTGA
- the prcA gene encoding proteasome subunit alpha — protein sequence MTMPLYASPEQILRDRAEYARKGIARGRSVVVLRYADGVLFVAENPSATLHKVSEIYDRIAFAAVGRYSEFENLRQAGIRFADIRGYQNDPRDVTGRSLANVYAQTLGSIFAEQIKPLEVEICVAEVGVEPEQDTLYRLTYDGSIVEEPQYVVMGGQAEATGTALKDAYTEAQPLADAVRTAVKALSAGSTTTGNGKPDLLDRGKLEVAVLERARPRRAFRRITGAALAALLPGDDPAPAAEAEEPPAKGGKKKAVTDVNLPPNDDKA from the coding sequence GTGACGATGCCGTTGTACGCCTCACCCGAGCAGATCCTCCGCGATCGCGCGGAGTACGCCCGGAAGGGCATCGCCCGAGGCCGGAGCGTCGTCGTGCTCCGGTACGCCGACGGCGTGCTGTTCGTGGCGGAGAACCCGTCCGCGACCCTGCACAAGGTGTCCGAGATCTACGACCGCATCGCGTTCGCCGCGGTCGGCCGCTACAGCGAGTTCGAGAACCTGCGCCAGGCGGGCATCCGGTTCGCCGACATCCGCGGGTACCAGAACGACCCGCGCGACGTGACGGGCCGCTCGCTGGCGAACGTGTACGCGCAGACCCTCGGCTCGATCTTCGCCGAGCAGATCAAGCCGCTCGAGGTGGAGATCTGCGTGGCCGAGGTCGGCGTCGAGCCCGAGCAGGACACGCTGTACCGGCTGACCTACGACGGGTCGATCGTGGAGGAGCCGCAGTACGTCGTGATGGGCGGCCAGGCCGAGGCGACGGGCACCGCGCTCAAGGACGCCTACACCGAGGCCCAGCCGCTGGCCGACGCCGTGCGCACCGCGGTGAAGGCCCTCAGCGCCGGCAGCACCACCACCGGCAACGGCAAGCCCGACCTCCTCGACCGCGGCAAGCTGGAGGTCGCGGTCCTGGAACGCGCCCGGCCGCGTCGCGCGTTCCGCCGCATCACGGGCGCCGCGCTGGCGGCCCTGCTGCCCGGCGACGACCCGGCGCCCGCGGCCGAGGCGGAGGAACCGCCCGCCAAGGGCGGCAAGAAGAAGGCCGTGACGGACGTGAACCTCCCGCCGAACGACGACAAGGCGTAG
- a CDS encoding ABC transporter ATP-binding protein: MIEVRQLTKRYRATRAVDGLSFEVKPGYVAGFLGPNGAGKSTTMRAILGLDRPTSGEALVEGRRYAGIRRPMHHVGALLDAGAVHGGRSAYDHLRVLARSNGIKDSRVVATLEQVGLAGVAKRRVGSLSLGMKQRLGVAAALLGDPGVLLFDEPVNGLDPEGIRWIRHLMRGLAREGRTVLVSSHLMSEMALTADRVIVIGRGRLILEASMQDLQEKFKKDVLVRTPTPEALVAALTAAGASTRSEEGALLVQGLQAPDIADLAARRGIPIHELTPRSASLEDAYLELTEDSVEYRTKETAR, translated from the coding sequence ATGATCGAAGTAAGGCAGCTGACCAAGCGCTACCGCGCCACCCGGGCCGTGGACGGCCTCTCGTTCGAGGTGAAACCGGGCTACGTCGCCGGGTTCCTCGGCCCCAACGGCGCGGGCAAGTCCACCACCATGCGGGCCATCCTCGGCCTGGACCGGCCGACCAGCGGCGAGGCGCTCGTCGAGGGCCGCCGTTACGCCGGGATCCGCCGGCCCATGCACCACGTCGGCGCGCTGCTCGACGCGGGCGCGGTGCACGGCGGCCGGTCCGCCTACGACCACCTCCGCGTGCTGGCCCGCAGCAACGGCATCAAGGACAGCCGGGTCGTCGCGACCCTGGAGCAGGTCGGCCTGGCGGGGGTGGCGAAGAGACGCGTGGGCTCGCTGTCGCTCGGCATGAAGCAACGCCTCGGGGTGGCGGCGGCCCTGCTCGGCGACCCCGGCGTGCTGCTGTTCGACGAGCCGGTGAACGGCCTCGACCCGGAGGGCATCCGGTGGATCCGGCACCTGATGCGGGGCCTGGCCCGCGAGGGCCGCACCGTGCTCGTGTCCAGCCACCTGATGAGCGAGATGGCCCTGACCGCCGACCGGGTGATCGTGATCGGACGGGGCAGGCTGATCCTGGAGGCGTCCATGCAGGACCTCCAGGAGAAGTTCAAGAAGGACGTGCTGGTGCGCACCCCCACGCCGGAGGCGTTGGTGGCCGCCCTGACCGCCGCCGGCGCGAGCACCCGGTCCGAGGAGGGCGCGCTGCTCGTGCAAGGGCTGCAGGCGCCGGACATCGCCGACCTCGCCGCGCGGCGAGGCATCCCGATCCACGAGCTGACCCCGCGCAGCGCGTCCTTGGAGGACGCCTACCTCGAACTGACCGAGGACAGCGTCGAGTACCGCACGAAGGAGACGGCCCGATGA
- a CDS encoding FtsX-like permease family protein, giving the protein MPTSLRLAVAEFRNRPGRAALPGVALVVGVACLLAALMLSDAMVRATNEGAPAVPAGVDLVVRPPLFGTTAVLDQATADRVAQVAGVTVAQPIREVRADLLLDGGRAGDRRATADIEPDRADLHRVPILEGRSPGSDGEIAIDRVTAYEHGLKPGASVRVADAAGRPLDVVVRGITKRGSLGEEPMIVVGEGLAAKLGGTPRVEAIYVLGGDRAAVARAAGEGLPVDTRAEIAAEPPDNDLAAVLLPFSILALATSVFVASATYRAVYAQRQRHTALLRCLGAHRGPLVWASLFEALLTGAVAGVVGAVLGGSVAWLLARLFDGTGLSSLLGAVELSPPLLPTVGQLVIGVVTAATLSAFAAVRPALAAARISPLAALRTSEGQTPDQAVVRRRRIFGIVLVAAAALMGGLGVLAQGSLAAIFLVLFSGITAVFGLFGVLGPVVVPALGRIFGTVASRFGGAQWKLAAAEVRRVPQRSASVAMPLLLAAAMVTFFAVTVGSAQRMEDEFGNEPRPDAVVADSGGRALAGGVGAAANRPEAALTVVLHGVEAEQRDAEGHTFPTQVVGAAPEPLRDWLEGHHVAADDFAPGTVLLEEWYAERFGAQVGRPFTVEGLPGGPRTATVVGTFTGSVLDDADVVLAEPDLAPASKVLVAFDPGADPAAYEAGVRAALAGSPTVLVKTKAETTAQNQRYLDLGIVMLMVLLGLSVAVAVTGIGTALTISVQERRKELALRRALGVTKGGLQGGVVAEAVLLSLVGVLGGGLFGLVYAELTLAAVGVFAWPAAAVLPLLVGGAGVVVLAVLAAFGPARGASRIRPAAGLAAG; this is encoded by the coding sequence GTGCCCACATCCCTGCGGCTCGCGGTCGCCGAGTTCCGCAACCGGCCCGGTCGCGCCGCGCTGCCCGGCGTCGCCCTGGTGGTCGGCGTCGCCTGCCTGCTGGCGGCCCTGATGCTCAGCGACGCGATGGTCCGCGCCACGAACGAGGGCGCGCCCGCCGTGCCCGCAGGCGTCGACCTCGTCGTCCGCCCACCACTTTTCGGCACGACCGCGGTTCTCGATCAGGCGACCGCCGATCGGGTGGCGCAGGTCGCCGGGGTGACGGTGGCGCAACCGATCCGCGAGGTCCGGGCGGACCTGCTGCTCGACGGCGGCCGGGCGGGCGACCGGCGCGCCACCGCCGACATCGAGCCGGACCGCGCCGACCTGCACCGCGTGCCGATCCTGGAGGGCCGCTCGCCCGGCTCGGACGGCGAGATCGCGATCGACCGGGTCACCGCCTACGAGCACGGCCTCAAGCCCGGCGCCTCGGTGCGGGTGGCCGACGCGGCGGGCAGGCCGCTGGACGTGGTCGTCCGGGGCATCACCAAGCGCGGCTCGCTCGGCGAGGAGCCGATGATCGTGGTCGGCGAGGGCCTGGCCGCGAAGCTCGGCGGCACGCCCCGCGTCGAGGCGATCTACGTGCTCGGCGGCGACCGCGCCGCCGTGGCCCGGGCCGCCGGCGAAGGCCTGCCGGTGGACACCAGGGCGGAGATCGCCGCCGAGCCGCCCGACAACGACCTGGCGGCCGTGCTGCTGCCGTTCAGCATCCTGGCGCTGGCCACCTCCGTCTTCGTCGCCTCCGCCACCTACCGCGCCGTCTACGCGCAACGCCAGCGGCACACCGCGCTGCTGCGCTGCCTCGGCGCGCACCGGGGCCCGCTGGTCTGGGCGAGCCTGTTCGAAGCGCTGCTCACCGGCGCGGTCGCGGGCGTGGTCGGCGCGGTGCTCGGCGGGTCGGTGGCGTGGCTGCTGGCCAGGCTGTTCGACGGCACCGGCCTGTCCTCGCTGCTCGGCGCGGTGGAGCTGAGCCCGCCGCTGCTGCCCACGGTCGGCCAGCTGGTGATCGGCGTCGTCACGGCGGCCACGCTCAGCGCGTTCGCCGCGGTCCGGCCCGCGCTGGCCGCCGCCCGCATCTCGCCGCTCGCGGCACTGCGGACGTCCGAAGGCCAGACGCCCGACCAGGCCGTGGTGCGCCGCCGGCGGATCTTCGGCATCGTGCTCGTGGCCGCCGCGGCCCTCATGGGCGGGTTGGGCGTGCTCGCCCAGGGCTCGCTGGCGGCGATCTTCCTGGTCCTGTTCTCCGGCATCACCGCCGTGTTCGGCCTGTTCGGCGTGCTCGGGCCGGTGGTCGTGCCCGCGCTGGGCCGGATCTTCGGCACGGTCGCGAGCCGCTTCGGCGGCGCGCAGTGGAAGCTGGCGGCGGCCGAGGTGCGGCGGGTGCCGCAGCGGTCGGCGTCGGTGGCGATGCCGCTGCTCCTGGCCGCCGCCATGGTCACGTTCTTCGCCGTCACGGTGGGGTCGGCGCAGCGCATGGAGGACGAGTTCGGCAACGAGCCGCGGCCGGACGCGGTGGTGGCGGACTCCGGCGGGCGCGCGCTCGCCGGAGGTGTCGGCGCGGCGGCCAACCGGCCGGAAGCGGCGCTGACGGTCGTGCTGCACGGCGTCGAGGCCGAGCAGCGGGACGCGGAGGGGCACACGTTCCCGACCCAGGTCGTCGGGGCCGCCCCCGAACCCCTGCGCGACTGGCTGGAAGGCCACCACGTCGCCGCCGACGACTTCGCGCCCGGCACCGTACTGCTCGAGGAGTGGTACGCCGAGCGGTTCGGCGCGCAGGTCGGCAGGCCGTTCACGGTCGAAGGGCTGCCCGGCGGGCCGCGCACCGCCACGGTCGTGGGCACGTTCACCGGATCGGTGCTGGACGACGCCGACGTGGTGCTGGCCGAACCGGACCTGGCGCCCGCCTCGAAGGTGCTGGTGGCGTTCGACCCGGGCGCGGACCCCGCCGCCTACGAGGCCGGCGTGCGGGCGGCGCTGGCCGGCTCACCCACCGTTCTGGTGAAGACGAAGGCCGAGACGACCGCGCAGAACCAGCGCTACCTCGACCTGGGGATCGTGATGCTGATGGTGCTGCTCGGGCTGTCCGTCGCGGTCGCCGTGACCGGTATCGGCACCGCGTTGACGATCTCCGTGCAGGAGCGCCGCAAGGAGCTCGCGCTCCGGCGCGCCCTCGGCGTGACCAAGGGCGGCCTGCAGGGTGGCGTGGTGGCCGAAGCGGTGCTGTTGTCGCTGGTGGGGGTGCTGGGCGGGGGTCTGTTCGGGCTCGTCTACGCGGAGCTGACGCTGGCCGCCGTCGGCGTGTTCGCGTGGCCCGCGGCGGCGGTGCTGCCGCTGCTGGTCGGCGGCGCGGGCGTGGTGGTCCTGGCGGTGCTCGCGGCGTTCGGGCCGGCCCGGGGCGCGTCCCGGATCAGGCCCGCCGCGGGACTCGCGGCCGGCTGA
- a CDS encoding NUDIX hydrolase: MEHVVVVDPDGTPIGTATRARMRAEGLWHVCAVIVVRSLDGTRLYVHRRTDTKDVYPGLHDPTCGGVVAAGETPDECAARELAEELGISATPAFRFRTTFVDGTIRYVAHVYDVRSDGPFVHQPEEVAWGGWMAADEVRALVEDPGWPVVPDGRALIREWFTWA; the protein is encoded by the coding sequence GTGGAGCACGTAGTAGTGGTGGACCCGGACGGCACCCCCATCGGCACGGCGACCCGCGCCCGGATGCGCGCGGAAGGCCTGTGGCACGTGTGCGCGGTGATCGTCGTGCGCTCTCTCGACGGCACCAGGTTGTACGTGCACCGGCGCACCGACACCAAGGACGTCTACCCCGGGCTGCACGACCCGACGTGCGGCGGCGTCGTCGCGGCGGGTGAGACGCCGGACGAGTGCGCGGCGCGGGAGTTGGCCGAGGAGCTGGGGATCTCGGCGACGCCGGCGTTCCGGTTCAGGACGACGTTCGTGGACGGAACCATTCGCTACGTCGCGCACGTTTACGACGTGCGCAGCGACGGTCCGTTCGTCCACCAGCCGGAAGAAGTGGCGTGGGGCGGCTGGATGGCGGCGGACGAGGTGCGGGCGTTGGTCGAAGACCCCGGGTGGCCGGTCGTGCCGGACGGTCGGGCACTGATCCGGGAGTGGTTCACATGGGCATGA
- a CDS encoding ubiquitin-like protein Pup produces MAQEQVQRQGGGDGDENGDGAAGAGQERREKLGEDVDAILDEIDDVLEENAEDFVRAYVQKGGE; encoded by the coding sequence ATGGCCCAGGAACAGGTTCAGCGCCAAGGCGGCGGTGACGGCGACGAGAACGGCGACGGCGCGGCCGGCGCCGGCCAGGAGCGCCGGGAGAAGCTCGGCGAGGACGTCGACGCCATCCTCGACGAGATCGACGACGTGCTCGAGGAGAACGCCGAGGACTTCGTCCGCGCGTACGTGCAAAAGGGCGGCGAGTAA
- the dop gene encoding depupylase/deamidase Dop, whose translation MRRIMGTEVEYGISVPGDATANPVLTSTQVVLAYAAAADIPRARRARWDYEVESPLRDARGFDLGAPGGHPGDSDVEDLGAANVILTNGARLYVDHAHPEYSAPEVTNARDAVIWDKAGERVMEEAAMRAATVPGQPRLQLYKNNVDGKGASYGTHENYLMQRSTPFTAVIAGLTPFFASRQVVVGSGRVGLGAAGEEAGYQLSQRSDYIEVEVGLETTLKRGIINTRDEPHADADKYRRLHVIIGDANLAEYSTYIKCGSTSLVLDMIEAGRRFDDLRLQEPVRAVHQISHDPTLKVKVELANGRKFTGLDLQFAYYERASEFVEQEGHGDRDVLRVWGEVLDALARDPQECADRLDWVAKLRLLEGYRSRDGLAWGSPRLSLVDLQYSDVRLDKGLYNRLVARGSMKRLVSEEEVRAAILAPPEDTRAYFRGRCLERYPTSVAAASWDSVIFDLGRESLVRIPTLEPLRGTKAHVGALLEASETAEQLVEALTRG comes from the coding sequence ATGCGGCGGATCATGGGAACCGAAGTCGAGTACGGCATCTCGGTGCCGGGTGACGCGACGGCGAACCCGGTGCTCACCTCGACACAGGTCGTGCTGGCCTACGCGGCGGCCGCCGACATACCGCGGGCGCGCCGGGCGCGCTGGGACTACGAGGTCGAATCGCCGCTGCGCGACGCGCGCGGCTTCGACCTCGGCGCGCCCGGCGGCCACCCGGGCGACAGCGATGTCGAGGACCTGGGCGCGGCCAACGTCATCCTCACCAACGGTGCGCGCCTCTACGTCGACCACGCGCACCCGGAGTACTCCGCGCCCGAGGTCACCAACGCGCGCGACGCGGTGATCTGGGACAAGGCGGGGGAGCGGGTGATGGAGGAGGCCGCGATGCGCGCGGCCACCGTCCCCGGCCAGCCACGGCTGCAGCTCTACAAGAACAACGTGGACGGCAAGGGCGCCAGCTACGGCACCCACGAGAACTACCTGATGCAGCGCAGCACGCCGTTCACCGCGGTGATCGCCGGGCTCACCCCGTTCTTCGCGTCCCGCCAGGTCGTGGTCGGCTCCGGCCGCGTCGGCCTCGGCGCGGCGGGCGAGGAGGCCGGCTACCAGCTGTCCCAGCGCTCCGACTACATCGAGGTCGAGGTCGGCCTCGAGACCACGCTCAAGCGCGGCATCATCAACACCCGCGACGAGCCGCACGCCGACGCGGACAAGTACCGGCGGCTGCACGTCATCATCGGCGACGCGAACCTCGCCGAGTACTCCACCTACATCAAGTGCGGCTCCACGTCGCTCGTGCTCGACATGATCGAGGCCGGTCGTCGGTTCGACGACCTGCGGTTGCAGGAGCCGGTCCGGGCGGTGCACCAGATCAGCCACGACCCCACCCTGAAGGTGAAGGTCGAGCTGGCGAACGGGCGCAAGTTCACCGGGTTGGACCTGCAGTTCGCCTACTACGAGCGGGCCTCCGAGTTCGTCGAGCAGGAGGGCCACGGCGACCGGGACGTGCTGCGGGTGTGGGGCGAGGTGCTCGACGCGCTGGCCCGCGACCCGCAGGAGTGCGCCGACCGCCTCGACTGGGTGGCGAAACTGCGGTTGCTCGAAGGATATCGCTCCAGGGACGGCCTGGCCTGGGGCTCGCCCCGGCTGTCGCTGGTCGACCTGCAGTACTCCGACGTGCGGCTCGACAAGGGCCTGTACAACCGGCTGGTGGCCCGCGGCTCGATGAAACGCCTGGTCAGCGAGGAAGAGGTGCGTGCCGCGATCCTCGCGCCCCCGGAGGACACCCGCGCCTACTTCCGCGGTCGCTGCCTGGAGCGCTACCCCACGTCGGTGGCCGCCGCCTCGTGGGATTCGGTGATCTTCGACCTCGGTCGTGAATCACTCGTCCGGATCCCCACCCTGGAACCCCTGCGCGGTACGAAAGCGCACGTCGGAGCCCTGCTGGAGGCCTCGGAAACAGCCGAGCAACTGGTGGAGGCGCTCACCCGGGGCTGA
- a CDS encoding ABC transporter permease: protein MTDVLNSEWLKLRSVRSTTYVLLAIVLCLLVGALVSYLMTADWDTSPPDLQRKFGAADPGVMVVPFAQFCLGVLGALTITSEYGSGMIRTALVSVPQRKAYLLAKTAVVAGASLVVGLTTVLVAYQTGELITGDRPEPISAYSSFTDALPTLLANTASLVLLALLGLGLGFLLRSTAGALVSLCALLFVLPSLTLILPSPWNERVYSVMLPNLAPQLSADYPDAPLSPPAAGLVMLAYLVLALVPGTITLLRRDA from the coding sequence ATGACCGACGTGCTGAACTCGGAGTGGCTGAAGCTCCGCTCGGTCCGCTCGACCACCTACGTCCTGCTCGCCATCGTCTTGTGCCTGCTGGTCGGCGCGCTGGTGTCGTACCTGATGACGGCCGACTGGGACACCTCGCCACCGGACCTGCAGCGGAAGTTCGGCGCCGCCGACCCGGGCGTGATGGTGGTCCCGTTCGCCCAGTTCTGCCTCGGCGTGCTGGGCGCCCTGACGATCACCTCGGAGTACGGCAGCGGCATGATCCGCACCGCTCTCGTCTCCGTGCCGCAGCGCAAGGCCTACCTGCTGGCCAAGACGGCCGTGGTGGCCGGCGCGTCGCTGGTGGTCGGCCTGACGACCGTCCTCGTCGCCTACCAGACCGGCGAGCTGATCACCGGCGACCGCCCCGAACCGATCTCGGCGTACAGCTCGTTCACCGACGCCCTGCCGACCCTGCTGGCGAACACCGCGTCGCTGGTCCTGCTCGCCCTGCTCGGCCTGGGCCTGGGCTTCCTGCTGCGTTCCACGGCGGGCGCCCTGGTGTCCCTCTGCGCCCTGCTCTTCGTCCTGCCGTCCCTGACCCTGATCCTGCCGTCGCCCTGGAACGAACGCGTGTACTCCGTGATGCTGCCGAACCTGGCGCCCCAGCTGTCCGCCGACTACCCGGACGCACCACTGTCCCCACCAGCCGCCGGCCTGGTCATGCTCGCCTACCTGGTCCTCGCCCTGGTCCCCGGCACCATCACCCTCCTCCGCCGCGACGCCTAG
- a CDS encoding IS5 family transposase encodes MARFDLTDAEWALIEPHVPVAATGSSPRRVREQFNGILWRFRTGSGWRDVPERYGPWSTVYSRFNAWAKAGVFQALMDALIAEAASRGQVGLELVSVDSTIVRAHHESAGLAVAGETLDALEQALTEEKGAPLPTQQSVLRVVRRRPRLTRPTRARLPVGTVPPAGGVGRRGLRRPGSAGPETG; translated from the coding sequence GTGGCGCGTTTCGATCTGACCGATGCCGAGTGGGCGTTGATCGAGCCGCACGTGCCGGTGGCGGCCACGGGGTCGTCGCCGCGGCGGGTGCGGGAGCAGTTCAACGGGATCCTGTGGCGGTTCCGCACCGGGTCGGGGTGGCGTGACGTCCCGGAACGGTACGGGCCCTGGTCCACCGTCTACTCCCGGTTCAACGCCTGGGCCAAGGCGGGAGTGTTCCAGGCGCTGATGGACGCGTTGATCGCCGAGGCCGCCTCCCGCGGGCAGGTCGGGTTGGAACTGGTGAGCGTGGACTCCACCATCGTGCGGGCACACCACGAATCGGCCGGACTCGCGGTCGCCGGGGAGACCCTCGACGCGCTGGAACAGGCGTTGACCGAGGAAAAAGGGGCTCCGTTGCCCACACAACAGAGCGTGCTGCGGGTGGTGCGCCGCCGTCCGCGCCTGACAAGGCCGACGCGGGCACGTCTGCCGGTCGGGACCGTGCCGCCCGCAGGCGGCGTCGGAAGGCGCGGGCTGAGGCGGCCGGGCTCGGCCGGTCCCGAGACGGGCTGA
- the prcB gene encoding proteasome subunit beta encodes MDHSPTGHYPAASLPPAYLRPGSSSFTDFLRAQAPELLPSSRPLPEGSVVQAPHGTTIVALTFKGGVVIAGDRRATMGNVIAQRDMKKVFITDDHSAVGIAGTAGIAVEIVRLYAVELRHYEKIEGVSLSLDGKANRLSAMIKGNLDAALAGLAVVPLFAGFDTDAPDPDRAGRIISYDVTGGRYEESQGYQAVGSGSLFAKSAMKKLYDPDADAEGAARTAIEALYDAADDDSGTGGPDVIRKIYPVVVTITADGAVHLPDADTATLAESVVEGRRARPAG; translated from the coding sequence ATGGACCACAGCCCGACCGGGCACTACCCGGCCGCGTCGTTGCCCCCGGCCTACCTCAGGCCGGGGTCGTCGTCGTTCACCGATTTCCTCCGCGCCCAGGCCCCCGAGCTGCTGCCGTCGAGCCGTCCGCTGCCCGAGGGCAGCGTGGTGCAGGCCCCGCACGGCACGACCATCGTCGCCCTCACGTTCAAGGGCGGCGTGGTGATCGCGGGCGACCGGCGCGCCACGATGGGCAACGTGATCGCCCAGCGCGACATGAAGAAGGTGTTCATCACCGACGACCACTCGGCGGTGGGCATCGCCGGCACGGCGGGCATCGCGGTGGAGATCGTCCGGCTCTACGCGGTCGAGCTCCGGCACTACGAGAAGATCGAGGGCGTCTCGCTGTCGCTGGACGGCAAGGCGAACCGGCTCTCCGCGATGATCAAGGGCAACCTCGACGCCGCGCTCGCCGGCCTCGCCGTCGTGCCGCTGTTCGCGGGTTTCGACACCGACGCGCCCGACCCGGACCGCGCGGGCCGCATCATCTCCTACGACGTGACCGGCGGCCGGTACGAGGAGTCGCAGGGCTACCAGGCCGTCGGCTCCGGCTCGCTGTTCGCGAAGTCGGCGATGAAGAAGCTCTACGACCCCGACGCGGACGCCGAGGGCGCCGCCCGGACGGCGATCGAGGCGTTGTACGACGCGGCGGACGACGACTCGGGCACCGGCGGTCCGGACGTGATCCGCAAGATCTACCCGGTCGTGGTGACGATCACCGCCGACGGCGCGGTCCACCTGCCCGACGCGGACACCGCCACGCTGGCCGAGTCCGTCGTCGAGGGCCGTCGGGCCAGGCCGGCGGGCTGA
- a CDS encoding transposase gives MGRSRGGWTSKLHLACEQRRRPLSLLLTAGQRGDSPQFTPVIEQISVPRVGPGRARTRPDRVLADKAYSSKANRAYLRHRWDQGHHRQPRD, from the coding sequence TTGGGGCGGTCGCGGGGCGGCTGGACCAGCAAGCTGCACCTGGCCTGTGAACAACGGCGGCGGCCATTGTCGCTGCTGCTCACCGCCGGTCAGCGGGGTGACAGCCCGCAGTTCACGCCGGTGATCGAGCAGATCTCGGTGCCGCGCGTCGGCCCCGGCCGGGCCCGAACCCGACCGGACCGGGTCCTGGCGGACAAGGCCTACAGCTCCAAGGCCAACCGCGCCTACCTGCGACACCGCTGGGATCAAGGCCACCATCGCCAACCCCGTGACTAG
- a CDS encoding aldo/keto reductase, translating into MPDFALGLAALGRPAYINLGREHALPDDRDVDAMRAHCHAVLDAAYAEGVRRVDAARSYGRAEEFLAQWLAARGHQDVQVSSKWGYTYVADWRRDADTHEVKEHSAERFTRQWRETEELLGAHVGLYQVHSLTSDSPLFGDPDLLLALGGLRDSGVRLGFSTSGPRQGETVRRALELAVEGRRLFDSVQSTWNVLETSVGPALAFARESGAEVFVKEGLANGRLAVDPPPPVRDLAAEHGVGPDAIALAAVRAQPWADVVLSGAASPEQLRANLEARDVDLAPDVLAGCAEPAERYWATRGSLAWG; encoded by the coding sequence GTGCCCGATTTCGCCCTCGGCCTGGCCGCGCTCGGCCGCCCCGCCTACATCAACCTCGGTCGTGAGCACGCGTTGCCCGACGACCGGGACGTGGACGCCATGCGAGCCCACTGCCACGCCGTCCTGGACGCCGCCTACGCGGAAGGGGTGCGGCGGGTCGACGCGGCCCGCTCGTACGGCCGCGCGGAGGAGTTCCTGGCCCAGTGGCTGGCCGCACGGGGCCACCAGGACGTGCAGGTGTCGAGCAAGTGGGGTTACACCTACGTCGCCGACTGGCGGCGGGACGCGGACACCCACGAGGTGAAGGAGCACTCCGCCGAGCGGTTCACCCGGCAGTGGCGGGAGACCGAGGAGCTGCTCGGCGCGCACGTCGGCCTCTACCAGGTGCACTCGCTGACGTCCGACAGCCCGCTCTTCGGCGACCCCGACCTGCTCCTCGCCCTCGGTGGCCTGCGCGATTCGGGCGTCCGCCTCGGTTTCTCCACCTCGGGTCCGCGCCAGGGCGAGACGGTCCGCCGCGCGTTGGAGCTCGCCGTCGAGGGCCGCCGGCTGTTCGACAGCGTCCAATCGACCTGGAACGTCCTGGAGACCTCGGTGGGGCCGGCGCTGGCGTTCGCCCGGGAGTCCGGCGCGGAGGTGTTCGTCAAGGAGGGCCTGGCCAACGGCAGGCTCGCGGTCGACCCGCCACCACCGGTGCGCGACCTGGCCGCCGAGCACGGCGTCGGCCCGGACGCCATCGCGTTGGCCGCCGTGCGCGCGCAGCCGTGGGCCGACGTGGTGCTCTCGGGCGCGGCGAGCCCGGAGCAGCTGCGCGCCAACCTGGAGGCGCGGGACGTCGACCTGGCGCCGGACGTGCTCGCGGGCTGTGCCGAGCCCGCCGAGCGGTACTGGGCTACTCGGGGGTCGCTGGCTTGGGGATGA
- a CDS encoding DUF6191 domain-containing protein, producing MGMMFAMSIPGLALLLLVLAAGERLWRAVRRRRGHPVVSATAMEEFTTLFNGSKHIELHQRQVALTLGEDEESGAPPRGPVDLDSGSVRLIPKPATPE from the coding sequence ATGGGCATGATGTTCGCGATGTCGATCCCCGGCCTCGCCCTGCTGCTGCTCGTCCTCGCCGCCGGCGAGCGGCTGTGGCGGGCCGTCCGCCGGCGCCGAGGTCACCCGGTCGTGTCCGCGACCGCGATGGAGGAGTTCACCACCCTGTTCAACGGCAGCAAGCACATCGAGCTGCACCAGCGCCAGGTGGCGTTGACGCTCGGCGAGGACGAGGAGTCGGGCGCGCCGCCGCGCGGGCCGGTGGACCTCGACTCGGGCAGCGTCAGGCTCATCCCCAAGCCAGCGACCCCCGAGTAG